Proteins encoded in a region of the Planococcus citri chromosome 1, ihPlaCitr1.1, whole genome shotgun sequence genome:
- the LOC135831848 gene encoding tyrosine-protein phosphatase 1-like: MVLTREQNCCVFSHFTISNSKSYVDDDTADSLTERSHRDPGSLYNTPNYENPFPQVEENIVYIKLTPDRPGRFGFNVKGALDLNMEILMSRVAPNTPADRCYPKLNEVLMINECSVSGLERYQVVKLSATKSRMNSLCASPMVKKRLHINMYLSHLYLRCKEKLERWSSQCFYWSMAGRVDLCWCSSNNCIN; this comes from the exons ATGGTACTTACGAGAGAACAAAACTGCTGCGTTTTCTCCCATTTTACCATCTCAAACAGTAAAAGTTATGTTGATGATGATACCGCCGATTCTTTAACCGAAAGAAGTCATCGTGATCCGGGTAGCCTATATAATACTCCTAATTACGAAAACCCATTTCCTCAG GTGGAAGAAAACATTGTGTATATTAAACTTACGCCTGATCGTCCTGGTAGATTCGGTTTCAACGTCAAGGGTGCATTAGATTTGAATATGGAAATTCTGATGTCAAGAGTCGCTCCAAATACTCCAGCAGACCGCTGTTACCCAAAATTAAACGAG GTGCTGATGATCAATGAATGTAGTGTCAGTGGTCTCGAACGTTATCAAGTGGTGAAATTATCCGCAACAAAGAGCAGAATGAACTCA TTATGTGCGAGCCCGATGGTCAAGAAGAGACTCCATATCAATATGTACTTGAGTCACCTTTATCTGAGATGCAAAGAGAAGCTGGAACGCTGGAGCAGTCAGTGCTTTTACTGGTCAATGGCTGGGCGAGTAGATCTTTGCTGGTGTAGTTCGAACAATTGTATCAATTAA